A window of Bacillus toyonensis BCT-7112 genomic DNA:
TCTCCATTTGTTCCACAATCAAATAAGCACCGTTTTGGAGCCACACAATTTTTTGAAGTGCTTTTTCAATTTCTCGCTCTATTCCGAAATGATTAAACATCGAAGATTTTTCATTATAAAAAGATACTTTTTCTTTTCCGACCTTGTCTTCTAATTCTTTTACTACACTTCTTGTATCTACAACTATTTTTTCGATTGTTTCAATTGGATTCTCTTGAAATACACGATCTAAAAAAGTCGCTGGTCGATGAAGTAATAGCGGTGCCTTTCCTTGGCCCTCTTTTCTTTTTAACTCTTCATATAACTGCTGTAACCTTTGCATTTCAGTTTGTATTTCTTCAATTTCTCCTTTTTCAGAAGCGGAGCGGAAAATATACCCTCCTGTCCCTTCTACTTCAATTTCGAGTAACTGCTGTCTTCTTTTATTGTTTTTTATTTTCCGAGAAACAGCGCGCATTTCATCATATGGCATATAAACGACATATTTCCCGGTAAATTCTATATTCGCTGTTAATTTCGGTCCTTTCGTATCAATTGCCTCTTTCACAACTTGTACGAGTACTGCTTGTCCTTCATGTATACGATAAGAAGACGGTACATCATCATATGAAAGGTACGCATGTTTTTCTAAACCGATGTTTACAAATGCTGCATTCATTCCAGCAATTGTTCTTACGATACGTCCAACGTAAATATACCCAACAATCTCTTGTTCTTCATTACGTTTCCATAAAAATTCAACAATTTTGTTCTTCTCTTCAATTGCAACGCGCTTTTCCGATCCAGCATAGTTCATGTATAAGGTTTTCAAATTTCTTTCCTCACTTTATAATCTTCTTTGTTTTTACAATAATAAAAGGTTAGTGCTATCGTCAACACTAACCGATTAATTCTTCAACAGATGAAGTTGTTCGTTTTTCAGTAAAATACGCATAGAGTAATTCATTTTCATCCAATGTGTAATGCTCTTTATATTCTCCATGGACGATAATAGAATGCTTATATCCTCTACGAAATTTGGTGAAAATCGTATATAAACGATCTTCTGATTGCACCTCTATAGGTGCAATCTTTTCAATCCCTCTTTTATTTCCGTAATAACGCTCTAATAAAAAGCGCATAAACGCATAACGTCTTTGCTTCCATTCTTGATATAACGATATTGCTAAAAATATGAGTAGTACCCACATCATAATATTGTTACTATTCCAAAGTAACTGCCACCCTAATATGACACTAAAAAAAACACATGACAATTGCATCATTTTTTCATGTGCTTGTAAATAAGGAAAACGATATGATAATACATTAAACAACACTTTCCCGCCATCAAGTGGCCAAATAGGGAGTAAATTAAAGGCTAAAATAATTATATTATTCCACATAAAAAAATAATATAATTCCGCATTCAGCCAGCCAATCTCAAACAATATATACCCTACTAGCATCATCCAAATATGTTGAATAGGTCCTGCAATTACGACAACAAGTTCCTCTTTCAATGATTTATTTCCATGTTCCTCAAGCTCAGCCACACCACCAAACGGTAACAGTTGAATTTTT
This region includes:
- the spoIVFB gene encoding stage IV sporulation intramembrane metalloprotease SpoIVFB is translated as MIKYKEVLTKISVHPLFWVIIVIGIFTARFKELLLLFCIVLIHELGHAFAAAHYNWRIKKIQLLPFGGVAELEEHGNKSLKEELVVVIAGPIQHIWMMLVGYILFEIGWLNAELYYFFMWNNIIILAFNLLPIWPLDGGKVLFNVLSYRFPYLQAHEKMMQLSCVFFSVILGWQLLWNSNNIMMWVLLIFLAISLYQEWKQRRYAFMRFLLERYYGNKRGIEKIAPIEVQSEDRLYTIFTKFRRGYKHSIIVHGEYKEHYTLDENELLYAYFTEKRTTSSVEELIG
- a CDS encoding Rne/Rng family ribonuclease; this translates as MKTLYMNYAGSEKRVAIEEKNKIVEFLWKRNEEQEIVGYIYVGRIVRTIAGMNAAFVNIGLEKHAYLSYDDVPSSYRIHEGQAVLVQVVKEAIDTKGPKLTANIEFTGKYVVYMPYDEMRAVSRKIKNNKRRQQLLEIEVEGTGGYIFRSASEKGEIEEIQTEMQRLQQLYEELKRKEGQGKAPLLLHRPATFLDRVFQENPIETIEKIVVDTRSVVKELEDKVGKEKVSFYNEKSSMFNHFGIEREIEKALQKIVWLQNGAYLIVEQMETMTVIDVNTGKFTGKQNLQDTVLRTNEMAADEIARQLRLRDIGGMILIDFINMKKREDKEKVREGLIAAMQNDRTYTRVLGFTELGILEMTRKRKKHSLRDVLLEECVPCKATGYVMSYETIAYELERELITYGNIEDEAVLIAAPQDLQKQFLQKELQKNIPFEIYFKDDTIEKYAIIRFGSKKEIVERKK